A single window of Jiangella alkaliphila DNA harbors:
- a CDS encoding ABC transporter ATP-binding protein, with translation MIEARQLTKRYGDKTVVDHLSFTVKPGEVTGFLGPNGAGKSTTMRMVVGLDAADEGSVTVNGRPYARHEAPLHEIGSLLEAKSVHPGRTAFNHLMALAYTHGIARSRVDEVIELAGLASVAGQRVGAFSLGMGQRLGIAAALLGDPAIVMLDEPVNGLDPEGVLWVRNLLRQLADEGRAVMLSSHLMSETAQIADHLVIIGRGRLLADTTVDDFISDAGSGAVKVATADAAGLRPLLVGPDVTITSSSADELMVRGRDAREIGAIAARHGVALYELTPQAVSLEEAFMDLTRDAVEYHSAQAGTTRKAA, from the coding sequence ATGATCGAGGCACGTCAGCTGACGAAGCGGTACGGCGACAAGACGGTCGTCGACCATCTGAGCTTCACTGTGAAGCCCGGTGAGGTGACAGGCTTCCTCGGACCCAACGGCGCGGGCAAGTCCACCACCATGCGCATGGTCGTCGGCCTGGACGCGGCCGACGAAGGCTCGGTCACCGTGAACGGCCGCCCCTACGCCCGGCACGAGGCGCCCCTGCACGAGATCGGCAGCCTGCTGGAGGCCAAGTCCGTCCATCCCGGGCGCACCGCGTTCAACCACCTGATGGCGCTCGCGTACACCCACGGCATCGCCCGTAGCCGGGTGGACGAGGTCATCGAGCTGGCGGGGCTGGCCAGCGTGGCCGGCCAGCGGGTGGGTGCCTTCTCCCTCGGCATGGGCCAGCGGCTCGGCATCGCCGCGGCCCTGCTCGGTGACCCGGCGATCGTCATGCTCGACGAACCGGTCAACGGACTCGACCCCGAGGGCGTGCTGTGGGTGCGCAACCTGCTGCGTCAGCTGGCCGACGAGGGCCGCGCCGTCATGCTCTCCTCGCATCTGATGAGCGAGACCGCGCAGATCGCCGACCATCTGGTGATCATCGGACGCGGCCGGCTGCTCGCCGACACCACGGTCGACGACTTCATCAGCGACGCCGGCAGCGGGGCCGTGAAGGTGGCCACTGCCGACGCCGCCGGGCTGCGCCCCCTGCTGGTCGGCCCCGATGTCACGATCACGTCCTCCTCCGCCGACGAGCTCATGGTTCGCGGCCGCGATGCCCGGGAGATCGGCGCCATCGCGGCCAGGCACGGGGTGGCGCTCTACGAACTCACCCCGCAGGCCGTCTCGCTGGAGGAGGCGTTCATGGACCTCACCCGCGATGCCGTCGAGTACCACAGCGCGCAGGCCGGCACCACGCGAAAGGCGGCATGA
- a CDS encoding ABC transporter permease subunit — MTAIDLSPAPAPTIVHKVTGARVLRSEWAKFWTLRSSWITLGVAVFLLLLLGTIAAYAYSPEQAGDGGGPLGAEGGSDAVSLALTGVTFGSLAIGVLGVLLSAGEYSTGLIRSTLTAVPRRLPVLWAKVAVIGPVALVLTTMGVLAAFLLGAPGLDGEQFALSLSDDGVLRSLAGAGGYLALVAVFGVALGMLIRSTAGAIATLVGVLLILPGLAGLLPESLNDTLSPYFPSTAGQAVYALDQSSGSLSPGAGLAVFAGWVALALAGAAWRLVRTDA, encoded by the coding sequence ATGACCGCCATCGACCTGTCCCCGGCCCCGGCCCCCACGATCGTGCACAAGGTGACCGGCGCGCGTGTCCTGCGCTCGGAGTGGGCCAAGTTCTGGACCCTGCGCTCCAGCTGGATCACTCTGGGCGTCGCGGTGTTCCTGCTGCTCCTCCTCGGGACGATCGCCGCCTACGCCTACAGTCCCGAGCAGGCCGGCGACGGCGGGGGACCGCTCGGCGCCGAGGGCGGCTCCGACGCCGTGAGCCTGGCCCTGACCGGTGTGACCTTCGGGTCGCTGGCCATCGGCGTGCTCGGCGTGCTGCTCTCCGCGGGCGAGTACAGCACCGGCCTGATCCGCTCCACGCTCACCGCGGTACCCCGCCGGCTGCCGGTCCTGTGGGCCAAGGTCGCCGTGATCGGGCCGGTCGCCCTGGTCCTCACCACCATGGGCGTCCTGGCCGCGTTCCTGCTCGGGGCACCGGGCCTGGACGGCGAGCAGTTCGCCCTGTCTCTGAGCGACGACGGCGTGCTGCGCAGCCTGGCCGGCGCGGGCGGGTATCTCGCGCTGGTCGCCGTGTTCGGCGTCGCCCTGGGCATGCTGATCCGCTCCACCGCCGGGGCCATCGCGACCCTGGTGGGCGTCCTGCTGATCCTGCCCGGCCTGGCCGGCCTGCTGCCCGAATCGCTGAACGACACGCTCAGCCCGTACTTCCCCAGTACCGCGGGTCAGGCCGTCTACGCCCTGGACCAGTCCTCCGGTTCCCTCTCGCCGGGGGCGGGGCTCGCCGTCTTCGCCGGCTGGGTGGCCCTGGCCCTGGCCGGGGCGGCTTGGCGGCTCGTCAGAACCGACGCCTGA
- a CDS encoding sensor histidine kinase, translating into MSAHHAAAAADTGRRAAQTPLSGSDAVWAQPFLNRLLGDGRPRLGGRYPWLLDTAVVLGILAISLPRLLQDDTAPTSPFGDTEPGPELSTGILWLLVAAYLVPLWWRRKAPTITFLVIAVVSVVQWSLGVWLPTGIAGLVALYTVARYGSLRVLGWVVALAAAVLLLAAFVLAPGSADHPVIGGFFLLGAATAAVAVGLALRILRMYQEALEDRARRMEIEQEQRVRLTAAAERSRVAREMHDIVGHNLSVMVSVADGAATLAANRSERSVEALRVLGDTGRQAMSELRRVLGVLREEQEDERLLGPQPRIRDLDPLISRVRTAGLPVTYRTVGDLDALGDGVQLTVYRVVQESLTNTLKHAGIGTSAEVTIVVEEGRVRIRTADTGVPPGSPPRARPGGPDDAPGHGLVGIRQRAAMYGGTVVLGPGDTGHGWTVDVVLDVPPGEQLP; encoded by the coding sequence ATGAGCGCGCACCACGCGGCAGCCGCCGCGGACACCGGCCGGAGGGCGGCGCAGACGCCGCTCTCCGGGTCCGACGCCGTGTGGGCGCAGCCGTTCCTGAACCGGCTGCTGGGCGACGGGCGGCCGCGGCTGGGCGGCCGGTACCCGTGGCTGCTCGACACCGCGGTGGTGCTGGGCATCCTGGCCATCTCCCTGCCCAGGCTGCTCCAGGACGACACGGCCCCGACCTCCCCCTTCGGCGACACCGAACCCGGTCCCGAGCTGTCGACCGGCATCCTCTGGCTACTGGTCGCCGCGTACCTCGTTCCTCTGTGGTGGCGCCGCAAGGCCCCGACGATCACGTTCCTCGTGATCGCGGTGGTGTCCGTCGTGCAGTGGTCGTTGGGGGTGTGGCTTCCCACCGGGATCGCCGGGCTCGTCGCCCTCTACACCGTGGCCCGCTACGGGTCGCTGCGGGTGCTGGGCTGGGTCGTTGCCCTGGCGGCCGCCGTACTGCTGCTGGCCGCCTTCGTGCTGGCGCCCGGTTCCGCGGATCACCCCGTGATCGGCGGCTTCTTCCTGCTGGGCGCCGCGACGGCGGCCGTCGCCGTGGGCCTGGCGCTACGGATCCTCCGGATGTACCAGGAGGCGCTGGAGGACCGGGCCAGACGAATGGAGATCGAGCAGGAGCAGCGGGTCCGGCTCACCGCCGCCGCCGAGCGGTCCCGGGTCGCCCGGGAGATGCACGACATCGTCGGCCACAACCTCTCGGTCATGGTCAGCGTCGCCGACGGCGCCGCGACGCTCGCCGCCAACCGCAGCGAGCGGTCCGTCGAGGCGCTGCGCGTCCTCGGCGACACCGGCCGCCAGGCCATGAGCGAACTGCGCCGGGTGCTGGGCGTGTTGCGCGAGGAGCAGGAGGACGAACGCCTGCTCGGCCCGCAGCCCAGGATCCGGGACCTGGACCCGCTCATCTCACGCGTGCGCACGGCCGGACTGCCCGTGACCTACCGGACGGTGGGTGACCTCGACGCCCTGGGTGACGGCGTGCAGCTCACCGTGTACCGCGTCGTCCAGGAGTCGCTGACCAACACCCTCAAACACGCGGGGATCGGCACGTCCGCCGAGGTCACCATCGTGGTCGAGGAAGGACGGGTCCGGATCAGGACCGCCGACACCGGCGTTCCGCCGGGCTCACCTCCACGCGCGAGGCCGGGAGGACCCGACGACGCTCCCGGCCACGGCCTCGTCGGCATCCGTCAGCGGGCCGCCATGTACGGCGGGACCGTCGTCCTGGGTCCGGGCGACACGGGCCATGGCTGGACGGTGGACGTCGTGCTCGACGTACCGCCAGGAGAGCAGCTGCCATGA
- a CDS encoding response regulator — protein sequence MTTVLIADDQPLQRMGVRMLIEGTPGLRAVGESEHGAEAVRMSAELRPDVVLMDIRMPGMDGLEATRRIVAAGGRTRVLIVTTFDLDEYAYEGLRAGASGFLLKDARPEELVAGIRAVATGDAVVAPRLTRRLLDAYAHQVLAPAGPPGPDDPLLRTLSDREREVLVAIAQGWTNTEIADHLVLTESTVKKHVGRVLAKIGARDRIRAVIMAYDAGLVRAKP from the coding sequence ATGACCACCGTGCTCATCGCCGACGACCAGCCGCTCCAACGCATGGGCGTGCGCATGCTCATCGAGGGGACGCCGGGCCTGCGCGCGGTCGGCGAGTCCGAGCACGGCGCCGAGGCCGTCCGGATGTCCGCCGAGCTCCGCCCGGACGTCGTCCTCATGGACATCCGCATGCCCGGCATGGACGGCCTGGAGGCCACGCGCCGCATCGTCGCCGCCGGCGGTCGCACGCGCGTGCTCATCGTGACCACCTTCGACCTCGACGAGTACGCCTACGAAGGTCTGCGAGCCGGCGCCAGCGGCTTCCTGCTCAAGGACGCCCGCCCCGAGGAACTCGTCGCCGGCATCCGCGCAGTCGCCACCGGCGACGCCGTCGTGGCCCCGCGGCTGACCCGCCGCCTGCTGGACGCCTACGCCCACCAGGTCCTCGCGCCGGCCGGCCCGCCCGGCCCGGACGATCCGCTGCTGCGGACCCTCAGCGACCGCGAACGCGAGGTGCTGGTCGCGATCGCCCAAGGCTGGACGAACACGGAGATCGCCGATCACCTCGTCCTCACCGAGTCGACCGTCAAGAAGCACGTCGGCCGTGTCCTCGCCAAGATCGGCGCTCGCGACCGCATCCGGGCCGTGATCATGGCGTACGACGCCGGGCTGGTCAGAGCGAAGCCGTAG
- a CDS encoding HNH endonuclease → MGEVEHDLTDTQWAALIEAWGGCAYCGADPPDLQKDCMLPISRGGRYTLANVVPACRSCNASKCNAEVTTWMRRKKLDEQAFLVRQAEIAGATASL, encoded by the coding sequence ATGGGCGAGGTCGAGCACGACCTGACCGACACCCAGTGGGCGGCGCTCATCGAGGCCTGGGGCGGCTGCGCCTACTGCGGCGCCGACCCGCCGGACCTGCAGAAGGACTGCATGCTCCCCATCTCCCGCGGCGGCCGCTACACCCTGGCCAACGTCGTGCCGGCCTGCCGCTCGTGCAACGCCAGCAAGTGCAATGCCGAGGTCACCACCTGGATGCGGCGCAAGAAGCTGGACGAGCAGGCCTTCCTCGTCCGCCAGGCCGAGATCGCCGGAGCTACGGCTTCGCTCTGA
- a CDS encoding CGNR zinc finger domain-containing protein, with translation MQRREDLPFSDRIRFLTGRVSLDFTHTGGEGESARWEIVHTPADLARWLGVILSVDGLSAGPADLAAMRPLRTAITTAARSLAVGGGVRAADVATINAAAEVPPLVPRLGAAGAGVGFAAPTPAAALSTIARDAIDLFGGPLAERIRICASETCGLLLVDTSRPGKRRWCSMQRCGNIAKVRAHRQRA, from the coding sequence ATGCAACGCCGCGAGGACCTCCCCTTCTCCGATCGCATCCGGTTCCTCACCGGGCGCGTCTCGCTCGACTTCACCCACACCGGCGGCGAGGGCGAGTCCGCGCGGTGGGAGATCGTCCACACGCCGGCCGACCTCGCGCGCTGGCTCGGCGTCATCCTGTCCGTCGACGGGTTGTCCGCCGGGCCGGCCGATCTGGCGGCGATGCGCCCGCTGCGCACCGCGATCACCACGGCCGCCCGGTCGCTGGCCGTGGGCGGCGGAGTTCGGGCCGCCGACGTCGCGACGATCAACGCCGCGGCGGAGGTGCCCCCGCTGGTGCCCCGGCTGGGCGCCGCCGGAGCGGGCGTCGGGTTCGCCGCGCCGACCCCGGCCGCCGCGCTGTCGACCATCGCCCGCGACGCGATCGACCTGTTCGGCGGCCCGCTGGCCGAGCGGATCCGCATCTGCGCCTCCGAGACCTGCGGCCTGCTGCTCGTCGACACCTCCCGTCCCGGCAAGCGGCGGTGGTGCTCGATGCAGCGGTGCGGCAACATCGCGAAGGTGCGCGCCCATCGTCAGCGCGCGTGA
- a CDS encoding RidA family protein → MTLTHINPESMHSNPAFTWAVRVAAGSDLVFVGGQNGVDASGEVVGDDIASQTRQALTNLLTVLDAAGAQPEDVVKWTILIKEGASLQEGFAAFGEVWGQRPNPPAITGAFVSGLAVPGALVEIEAVAAVPPAG, encoded by the coding sequence ATGACACTCACGCACATCAACCCCGAGTCCATGCACAGCAACCCCGCGTTCACCTGGGCCGTCCGGGTCGCCGCGGGCTCCGACCTCGTCTTCGTCGGCGGCCAGAACGGCGTCGACGCGAGCGGCGAGGTGGTCGGCGACGACATCGCGAGCCAGACCCGCCAGGCGCTCACGAACCTGCTGACGGTGCTCGACGCGGCCGGCGCCCAGCCCGAGGACGTCGTGAAGTGGACGATCCTCATCAAGGAGGGTGCGTCGCTGCAGGAGGGCTTCGCCGCGTTCGGCGAGGTCTGGGGGCAGCGGCCGAACCCGCCGGCCATCACGGGGGCGTTCGTCTCCGGTCTCGCGGTCCCGGGCGCCCTCGTCGAGATCGAGGCCGTCGCCGCGGTGCCGCCCGCCGGCTGA
- a CDS encoding DinB family protein, which yields MPDEKDTLKRYLQAQRDGLLWKLDGLGERDARWPMTPTGTNLLGLIKHVGSMEYDYFGLVFDRPKPEPMPWLDEDAEMNADLWATADQSLEWVTAFYRRATAHADATIDALGLDDTGTVPWWPPERNPVTLHQILVHMIAETARHAGHADIVRELTDGAAGLRPGNSNLPDEDARWWADYVDRLKRTADEADTRG from the coding sequence ATGCCGGACGAGAAGGACACCCTCAAGCGCTACCTGCAGGCCCAGCGCGACGGGCTGCTGTGGAAGCTGGACGGGCTGGGCGAACGCGACGCCCGGTGGCCGATGACGCCGACGGGCACCAACCTGCTCGGCCTGATCAAGCACGTCGGCAGCATGGAGTACGACTACTTCGGGCTGGTGTTCGACCGGCCGAAACCGGAGCCGATGCCGTGGCTCGACGAGGACGCGGAGATGAATGCCGACCTGTGGGCGACGGCGGACCAGTCGCTCGAGTGGGTGACCGCCTTCTACCGCCGGGCCACCGCGCACGCCGACGCCACCATCGACGCACTCGGGCTGGACGACACCGGCACCGTGCCGTGGTGGCCGCCGGAGCGGAATCCGGTCACGCTGCACCAGATCCTCGTGCACATGATCGCCGAGACCGCCCGGCACGCCGGCCACGCCGACATCGTCCGCGAGCTGACCGATGGCGCGGCCGGCCTCCGCCCGGGCAACAGCAACCTGCCCGACGAGGACGCCCGGTGGTGGGCCGACTACGTCGACCGGCTCAAGCGCACCGCCGACGAGGCCGACACGCGCGGCTGA
- a CDS encoding ABC transporter ATP-binding protein — protein sequence MTGLGEPSAGLPDGLPGGLPVASVREVRRHARRLALGHRREVAGAVALHALGAASGLAGPWLIGRLVEDVNAGVDHVTRVTLLICLFIVVQAGLTALAMFVSARLGEKVLAQLREEFVDSVLALPLGTVEEAGTGDLITRTTRDVDLLARAVRYAIPDTLISSVTIVLTFGGLMLLGPLLALPALVGVPVLWVASRWYLRRARDAYLRENASYSQLAEGLAETVDGARTVEALRLGGRRFERVNRDIATSYAAERATMRLRTVYLPTIDVAFVLPVFATLVIGGLLYLDGMASLAAVTAATLYTQQLLIPVDTLLFWLNELQIGGAAMARLRGVRRDPAVFEGERAAPRADTVNSGGFEVRGVSHAYRPGHDVLHDVSLTIAPGERLAVVGPSGAGKSTLGKLLAGIHAPRAGAITVGGIPVADLPLDRLRTEVALVTQEHHVFRGTLRDNVVLGRPSADDAAVEAALRAVDAWAWASSLGLAAAVGSGGAELSPAQAQQLALARLVLADPHTLILDEATSLLDPSAARHLERSLAAVLAGRTVVAIAHRLHTAHDADRIAVMEAGRIIELGSHDELVAAGGAYASLWRSWHGQSG from the coding sequence ATGACCGGGCTGGGTGAGCCGTCCGCCGGGCTGCCGGATGGGTTGCCGGGTGGGTTGCCGGTCGCGTCGGTGCGCGAGGTGCGCCGGCACGCCCGGAGGCTCGCGCTGGGGCACCGCCGCGAGGTGGCCGGCGCCGTCGCATTGCACGCGCTCGGCGCGGCGTCCGGTCTGGCCGGGCCCTGGCTGATCGGCCGGCTGGTCGAGGACGTCAACGCCGGCGTCGACCACGTCACCCGCGTCACGCTGCTGATCTGCCTGTTCATCGTGGTGCAGGCCGGGCTGACCGCGCTGGCGATGTTCGTGTCGGCGCGGCTCGGCGAGAAGGTGCTGGCCCAGCTGCGCGAGGAGTTCGTCGACAGCGTGCTGGCGCTGCCCCTCGGTACCGTCGAGGAGGCCGGCACCGGCGACCTCATCACCCGCACCACCCGCGACGTCGACCTGCTGGCCCGGGCGGTGCGGTACGCGATCCCGGACACGCTGATCAGCTCCGTCACCATCGTGCTGACGTTCGGCGGGCTGATGCTGCTCGGGCCGTTGCTGGCGCTGCCGGCGCTGGTCGGCGTGCCGGTGCTGTGGGTGGCGTCGCGCTGGTACCTGCGCCGGGCCCGCGACGCCTACCTGCGGGAGAACGCGTCGTACTCGCAGCTCGCCGAGGGTCTGGCCGAGACGGTCGACGGCGCGCGGACGGTCGAGGCGCTGCGGCTGGGCGGACGTCGCTTCGAGCGGGTCAACCGGGACATCGCGACGTCGTACGCCGCGGAGCGGGCGACGATGCGGCTGCGCACGGTGTACCTGCCGACGATCGACGTGGCGTTCGTGCTGCCGGTGTTCGCGACGCTGGTCATCGGCGGGCTGTTGTACCTCGACGGCATGGCGTCGCTGGCCGCGGTGACGGCGGCGACGCTGTACACGCAGCAACTACTGATCCCGGTCGACACGCTGCTGTTCTGGCTGAACGAACTGCAGATCGGCGGGGCGGCGATGGCACGGTTGCGGGGAGTACGGCGCGATCCGGCTGTCTTCGAGGGTGAGCGGGCAGCGCCTCGCGCCGATACCGTCAATTCCGGAGGGTTCGAGGTGCGCGGGGTGAGCCATGCCTACCGGCCCGGCCACGACGTCCTCCATGACGTCTCCCTGACGATCGCGCCCGGTGAGCGGCTGGCCGTCGTCGGGCCGTCCGGCGCCGGCAAGTCCACCCTCGGCAAGCTGCTCGCCGGCATCCACGCCCCGCGCGCCGGCGCCATCACCGTCGGCGGCATCCCCGTGGCCGACCTGCCGCTGGACCGGCTGCGCACCGAGGTCGCCCTGGTCACCCAGGAGCACCACGTCTTCCGTGGCACGCTGCGCGACAACGTCGTCCTCGGCCGTCCGTCCGCCGACGACGCCGCGGTCGAGGCCGCGCTGCGAGCGGTCGACGCCTGGGCGTGGGCGTCGTCGCTGGGGCTGGCGGCCGCGGTCGGGTCGGGTGGCGCGGAGCTGTCGCCGGCGCAGGCGCAGCAGCTCGCGCTGGCCCGGCTGGTGCTGGCCGACCCGCACACGCTGATCCTCGACGAGGCGACGTCGCTGCTCGACCCGAGCGCGGCCCGGCATCTGGAGCGGTCGCTGGCCGCCGTGCTGGCCGGCCGGACGGTCGTCGCGATCGCGCACCGGCTGCACACCGCCCACGACGCCGACCGGATCGCCGTCATGGAGGCCGGTCGAATCATCGAGCTCGGCTCGCACGACGAGCTGGTCGCGGCGGGCGGGGCGTACGCGTCGCTCTGGCGGTCGTGGCACGGCCAGAGCGGCTGA
- a CDS encoding ABC transporter ATP-binding protein: MRRFPDADPGEPRQLAPGRYLLWLVRTQLPMVLLGAFYGILWPTSQALMPFGVGRAIDDGLTGHDRGDLLFWAGVVLALGVVQAAAAILQDRCALTNALGARYRTLQLVTRQAARLGATLPRKTSAGEVLSVGVADVTQIGRALDLSSRTIGAAASIAVIAAIMLATSWQLGLVVLAGVPVMVWAVALLLRPLHDRQARLRDQQAELTAQAVDIVGGLRVLRGIGGEELFGRRYDAESQRVRRGGVHLAATEAALEAARMLLPGLLVALIVFLGARQVLAGELTGGQLVAFYGYAVFLGTPVRRLVVGTGAIMKAYVAARRVVTLLALEPEIDPGGSARLDGRLGALADPASGLVAAGGRFTAVACASPGDAAVLADRLGRYAESDVTYGGVPLRSADVDDVRRGILVAGNDARLFAGPLRTELAADGVVDDARLLAALEVASAADVLEALPDGLDTVVTSGGKEFSGGQLQRLRLARAVLAAPDVLMLVEPTSAVDAHTEARIAERLATARAGRTTVVFATSPILLDHADQVVLVDDGAVVATGTHASLLDDPRYRALVAREEGGAA, translated from the coding sequence GTGCGGCGCTTTCCCGATGCGGATCCCGGTGAGCCGCGCCAGCTAGCGCCCGGCCGCTACCTGCTCTGGCTGGTCCGCACCCAGCTGCCCATGGTTCTGCTCGGGGCGTTCTACGGCATCCTCTGGCCGACCTCTCAGGCACTCATGCCGTTCGGCGTGGGCCGGGCCATCGACGACGGGCTGACTGGGCACGACCGCGGCGACCTGCTGTTCTGGGCCGGCGTTGTGCTGGCGCTCGGCGTCGTCCAGGCGGCCGCCGCCATCCTGCAGGACCGGTGCGCGCTGACGAACGCGCTCGGGGCGCGGTACCGAACGTTGCAGCTGGTCACGCGGCAGGCGGCCCGGCTCGGCGCGACGCTGCCGCGCAAGACGTCGGCCGGCGAGGTGCTGAGCGTGGGCGTCGCCGACGTCACGCAGATCGGGCGGGCGCTGGATCTGAGCTCGCGGACGATCGGCGCGGCCGCGTCGATCGCCGTGATCGCGGCGATCATGCTGGCGACGTCGTGGCAGCTCGGGTTGGTCGTGCTGGCCGGCGTGCCGGTGATGGTGTGGGCGGTCGCGCTGCTGCTGCGGCCGCTGCACGACCGTCAGGCGCGGTTGCGCGACCAGCAGGCGGAACTGACCGCCCAGGCGGTCGACATCGTGGGCGGGCTGCGGGTGCTGCGCGGGATCGGCGGCGAGGAGCTGTTCGGCCGCCGCTACGACGCCGAGTCGCAGCGGGTCCGGCGCGGCGGCGTGCACCTGGCCGCGACGGAGGCCGCGCTGGAGGCCGCCCGCATGCTGCTCCCCGGCCTGCTGGTCGCGCTGATCGTGTTCCTCGGCGCCCGTCAGGTGCTGGCCGGCGAGCTCACCGGCGGCCAGCTGGTCGCGTTCTACGGGTACGCGGTGTTCCTGGGCACGCCGGTGCGACGGCTGGTCGTCGGCACCGGCGCGATCATGAAGGCGTACGTCGCGGCCCGGCGGGTGGTGACGCTGCTGGCGTTGGAGCCGGAGATCGATCCGGGCGGGTCGGCGCGGCTGGACGGGCGTCTGGGTGCGCTCGCGGATCCGGCGTCGGGGCTGGTCGCCGCCGGCGGCCGGTTCACCGCCGTCGCGTGCGCGTCGCCCGGTGACGCCGCCGTGCTGGCCGACCGGCTGGGCCGGTACGCCGAGTCTGATGTCACGTATGGCGGGGTGCCGCTGCGCTCGGCCGACGTGGACGACGTGCGGCGGGGCATCCTCGTGGCCGGCAACGACGCGCGGCTGTTCGCCGGTCCGCTGCGGACGGAACTGGCGGCCGACGGGGTGGTCGACGACGCCCGGCTGCTGGCGGCGCTGGAGGTCGCGTCGGCCGCCGACGTCCTGGAAGCGCTACCCGACGGGCTGGACACCGTCGTGACCTCGGGCGGCAAGGAGTTCTCCGGCGGCCAGCTGCAGCGGCTCCGGCTGGCCCGGGCCGTGCTGGCGGCGCCGGACGTGCTGATGCTGGTGGAGCCGACCAGCGCCGTCGACGCGCACACCGAGGCCCGGATCGCCGAGCGCCTCGCCACCGCCCGAGCCGGCCGGACCACCGTCGTGTTCGCGACCAGCCCGATCCTGCTGGACCACGCCGACCAGGTCGTGCTGGTCGACGACGGCGCCGTCGTCGCCACCGGCACGCACGCGTCGCTGCTGGACGATCCGCGCTACCGGGCGCTGGTCGCCCGCGAGGAGGGTGGTGCGGCATGA
- a CDS encoding KTSC domain-containing protein, whose protein sequence is MGRIRRWPVSSSALRSVGYDPQTWTLEVEFESGAVYRYLDVDPLDVEAMMAADSMGAYLNEEIKPHHEVEQVDP, encoded by the coding sequence ATGGGCAGGATCAGACGCTGGCCGGTGTCGTCGTCCGCGCTGCGTTCCGTCGGCTATGACCCGCAGACGTGGACGCTCGAGGTCGAGTTCGAGTCCGGCGCGGTCTACCGCTACCTCGACGTCGACCCGCTGGACGTCGAGGCGATGATGGCGGCCGACAGCATGGGCGCCTACCTCAACGAGGAGATCAAGCCGCACCACGAGGTCGAGCAGGTCGACCCCTAG
- a CDS encoding helix-turn-helix transcriptional regulator yields MPTAAFEVELMPRLGPAVADYPPGSTFGPRDARTYEFVWLLSGSATWLWDDLRVPLTPGTLLLVRPGMRDSFHWDPRRSTRHAYVHFTLRGGGDGGGDGGAAAGGVAAASGAAWPIVRDLGGRPDPMGALCQYLLWLGASCPPGWREQAAETLRLLVLTFLAPPPASPGDASGGLPEPVVAAMSAVRSAWSDGVARPVGLERLAATAGVSVSTLCRAFQRRFGLGPVAALERLRLARAEPLLWMSNLSLQAIAVQCGFADAYHFSRRFRAVYGVAPSAFRATPPQTAPPSPLVASGLAALEPLTPSL; encoded by the coding sequence ATGCCGACGGCTGCGTTCGAGGTGGAGCTGATGCCCCGCCTCGGGCCGGCCGTCGCCGACTACCCGCCGGGCTCCACGTTCGGGCCACGCGACGCCCGCACCTACGAGTTCGTCTGGCTGCTGTCCGGCAGCGCGACCTGGCTCTGGGACGACCTGCGCGTGCCGTTGACGCCGGGGACGTTGCTGCTGGTCCGGCCGGGCATGCGCGACTCGTTCCACTGGGACCCGCGCCGGTCCACGCGGCATGCATACGTGCACTTCACGCTCCGCGGCGGGGGCGACGGCGGGGGCGACGGCGGCGCCGCCGCGGGCGGGGTCGCCGCCGCGAGCGGGGCGGCCTGGCCGATCGTGCGGGATCTCGGCGGGCGCCCGGACCCGATGGGCGCGCTGTGCCAGTACCTGCTGTGGCTCGGCGCGAGCTGCCCGCCGGGGTGGCGCGAGCAGGCGGCCGAGACGCTGCGGCTCCTGGTGCTGACGTTCCTCGCCCCGCCGCCGGCGTCGCCGGGCGACGCATCCGGCGGGCTGCCGGAGCCCGTCGTCGCCGCGATGTCCGCCGTCCGCTCCGCCTGGTCCGACGGCGTCGCCCGGCCGGTCGGCCTGGAGCGGCTGGCGGCCACGGCCGGGGTGTCGGTGTCGACGCTGTGCCGCGCTTTCCAGCGCCGGTTCGGGCTCGGGCCGGTGGCCGCGCTGGAGCGGCTGCGACTGGCCCGGGCCGAGCCGCTGCTGTGGATGAGCAACCTGTCGCTGCAGGCCATCGCCGTGCAGTGCGGCTTCGCCGACGCGTACCACTTCTCCCGGCGGTTCCGCGCGGTGTACGGCGTGGCGCCGAGCGCCTTCCGCGCTACTCCGCCGCAGACCGCTCCCCCGTCGCCGCTGGTCGCCTCCGGCCTGGCCGCGCTGGAGCCGCTGACGCCGTCGCTCTAG